One Microbacterium sp. W4I20 DNA window includes the following coding sequences:
- a CDS encoding multidrug efflux SMR transporter, which yields MSDRTRPSAWPPLLIAIALEVSATLALRAAEGFTHPFWLIVVVIGYSGSLWLLSIVLDRGMPVGVAYGIWSAIGVVLTAVLGTVLFGETLGAVQILGVGVIVVGVLLVELGSHKREPVVEVAS from the coding sequence ATGTCGGACCGCACCCGCCCGTCGGCGTGGCCGCCCCTCCTCATCGCGATCGCACTCGAGGTCTCGGCGACTCTCGCTCTGCGCGCAGCCGAGGGCTTCACGCATCCGTTCTGGCTCATCGTGGTCGTGATCGGTTACAGCGGTTCGCTCTGGCTGCTGTCGATCGTCCTGGACCGCGGGATGCCGGTGGGTGTGGCCTACGGCATCTGGTCGGCGATCGGTGTGGTGCTGACTGCCGTGCTCGGCACCGTCCTGTTCGGCGAGACTCTCGGCGCCGTGCAGATCCTCGGGGTCGGCGTGATCGTGGTCGGCGTGCTACTGGTCGAGCTGGGATCCCATAAACGGGAGCCGGTAGTCGAGGTCGCGTCATGA
- a CDS encoding multidrug efflux SMR transporter, with protein MTWLLLALAIASEVTATLSLRASEGLRRRRWIPVIVVGYLAAFTLLGTILALGMPVGVAYGIWAAAGVALTAVLGRLIFKDHFSLLMGIGVALIAAGVAMIEFGGGH; from the coding sequence ATGACGTGGCTGCTGCTCGCCCTAGCGATCGCGAGCGAGGTCACCGCGACTCTCAGCCTCCGCGCCTCGGAGGGTCTGCGCCGCAGGCGGTGGATCCCCGTGATCGTCGTCGGCTACCTCGCCGCCTTCACACTGCTGGGCACGATCCTCGCCCTGGGGATGCCGGTCGGTGTCGCGTACGGCATCTGGGCCGCCGCCGGCGTCGCCCTCACCGCCGTGCTCGGTCGGCTGATCTTCAAGGACCACTTCTCGCTGCTGATGGGCATCGGGGTGGCGCTCATCGCCGCCGGCGTCGCGATGATCGAGTTCGGCGGCGGGCACTGA